From the genome of Bosea sp. Tri-49, one region includes:
- a CDS encoding pyruvate dehydrogenase complex E1 component subunit beta, with product MPIDILMPALSPTMEQGKLAKWLKAEGDKIKAGDIIAEIETDKATMEVEAVDEGVLAKILVADGTDNVAVNTPIGVIAADGEDASAAASGAAKAEAPAAKATPEPEKAAEAPAAPAPTAAAPSVPAQAKSYDASSEFPAGAEVVSMTVREALRDAMAEEMRRDADVFVMGEEVAEYQGAYKVTQGLLQEFGARRVIDTPITEHGFAGIGVGAALTGLKPIVEFMTFNFAMQAIDHIINSAAKTLYMSGGQMGCPIVFRGPNGAAARVGAQHSHDYAAWYSNVPGLKVVMPYSASDAKGLLKSAIRDPNPIIFLENEILYGRSFDVPKGDDFTIPIGKAKVVRPGTDVTIVSFGIGMTYALGAAEALAKEGIEAEVIDLRTIRPMDIETVIASVQKTNRCVAVEEGFPQSGITAEIGMKIMEAAFDYLDAPVARVTGKDVPMPYAANLEKLALPNIGEVVAAAKAVCYR from the coding sequence ATGCCGATCGACATTCTGATGCCCGCCCTGTCCCCGACCATGGAACAGGGCAAGCTCGCCAAATGGCTCAAAGCCGAGGGCGACAAGATCAAGGCCGGCGACATCATCGCCGAGATCGAGACCGACAAGGCGACCATGGAGGTCGAGGCCGTCGACGAGGGCGTCCTCGCCAAGATCCTGGTCGCTGACGGAACCGACAACGTCGCCGTGAACACCCCGATCGGCGTGATCGCCGCCGATGGCGAGGATGCCTCCGCTGCCGCCAGCGGCGCGGCCAAGGCAGAAGCTCCGGCGGCCAAGGCAACGCCGGAGCCTGAGAAGGCCGCCGAGGCTCCTGCCGCTCCGGCGCCCACAGCAGCGGCGCCAAGCGTCCCGGCCCAGGCCAAATCCTATGACGCCTCCTCCGAATTCCCGGCCGGCGCCGAGGTCGTCTCGATGACCGTTCGCGAGGCGCTGCGCGATGCCATGGCGGAAGAGATGCGGCGCGACGCCGACGTCTTCGTCATGGGCGAGGAGGTCGCCGAGTACCAGGGCGCCTACAAGGTCACGCAAGGGCTGCTGCAGGAGTTCGGCGCACGCCGGGTGATCGACACGCCGATCACCGAGCATGGCTTTGCCGGCATCGGTGTCGGCGCGGCACTGACCGGGCTGAAGCCGATCGTCGAGTTCATGACCTTCAACTTCGCCATGCAGGCGATCGACCACATCATCAACTCGGCCGCCAAGACGCTCTACATGTCCGGCGGCCAGATGGGCTGCCCGATCGTCTTCCGCGGTCCCAACGGTGCCGCCGCCCGCGTCGGCGCGCAGCACAGCCACGACTACGCCGCCTGGTATTCGAACGTGCCAGGCCTCAAGGTGGTGATGCCCTACAGCGCCTCCGACGCAAAAGGCCTGCTGAAGAGCGCGATCCGCGATCCGAACCCGATCATCTTCCTCGAGAACGAGATCCTCTACGGACGTTCCTTCGACGTGCCCAAGGGCGATGATTTCACGATTCCCATCGGCAAGGCCAAGGTCGTGCGACCCGGCACAGACGTCACCATCGTCTCCTTCGGCATCGGCATGACCTACGCGCTCGGCGCCGCCGAGGCGCTGGCCAAGGAGGGCATCGAGGCTGAGGTCATCGATCTGCGCACCATCCGGCCGATGGATATCGAGACCGTGATCGCCTCGGTGCAGAAGACCAATCGCTGCGTCGCAGTCGAGGAAGGCTTCCCGCAGTCGGGCATTACCGCCGAGATCGGCATGAAGATCATGGAAGCGGCCTTCGACTATCTCGACGCTCCCGTCGCACGCGTCACCGGCAAGGACGTGCCGATGCCTTACGCCGCCAATCTCGAGAAGCTGGCGCTGCCGAACATCGGCGAGGTCGTCGCGGCGGCCAAGGCCGTCTGCTACCGCTGA